A window of the Brassica napus cultivar Da-Ae chromosome C5, Da-Ae, whole genome shotgun sequence genome harbors these coding sequences:
- the LOC111207780 gene encoding CCR4-NOT transcription complex subunit 1-like isoform X4 — MVMNPSKVAGHARFLLESFSDSEVDSIAQEICQLVEYGVETSIPVLKTCLDCFAARRSHPNSSQLEKLISLVFKRVLKHSNLISHALRDVEVTDEFVADLTNALDFSISDKISFALSLAEFDSSDDANAAGRNLLLAMIEQLCANSAQIESTEQVQNILLFLQNSEDLSTHLNSFLHILSSTLPKDDFSFALTPILSQQLHEADVLRCIDFDTEFDAILAEIDKEISVGDLMGELGCGVTADAQLCKDILSSFAPLTEATISRILANVARTCADLEDNHTTFSTFSLVLGCCIPTELSTPMSWSVDILTETITQLAPGTSWRKVIENLDHSGFEIPNKESFSFFMRLYKTACKDPFPLDAVCGSVWKNVEGQISFLKYAIASPPEVFTFMHSPRKLVYIDDNMHSHEHQLGLSNEAWLSLDLLDVLCQLAERGHTVLVSSLLQYPLAQCPKTLLTGMTHIKTAYNLIQREVVSAILPVIITNSQDSGFILNLWHQNTELVLWGILNAQNLKADRILNLIDICHELKVLSVVLESVPISFSIRLAVLASLRGYLDIENWLPNFLCVYKDLFAEECLKFVKNVHFSESEDFTSEHFHPSDPLSDVHLDATTSLLKVLKAHDNVITSSQLVDEIEKVNAAILDCNSKLQNGEAKVSSASNAYGDDIEAEANAYFHQMFSGQLSVDAMVQMLSRYKDSSVQREKSIFDCMIANLFEEYRFFPKYPERQLKIASILFGSVIKHQLISSLTLGMALRLVLDSLRKPADSKMFLFGSKALEQFVNRLVELPQYCNHILQISHLRSTHPELVTVIEQALSRISSGNLESEAVSNPGPSQSFPGNGEFSGSGIGQSALQLPLPVQSQQKNEVHINGNSRVPSVPFIEAKTLLPSSSTTSADVSVIPKNPGISTSSLTSAGFVRPARGATSTRFGSALNIETLVAAAERRENAIETPPSDVQDKISFIINNISTANIESKGKEFAEILPQQYYPWFAQYMVMKRASIEPNFHDLYLKFLDKVDSKLLFKEILQNTYENCKVLLGSELIKSSSEERSLLKNLGSWLGKLTIGRNYVLRAREIDPKSLIVEAYEKGLMIAVIPFTSKVLEPCQNSIAYQPPNPWTMAILGLLAEIYSMPNLKMNLKFDIEVLFKNLGVDLKEVAPTSLLKDRKREIDGNPDFSNKDLGVTHISQPQMIQEPKTISPLKQIDLPLDVADSPNTDASSKLFSQYVAPQRVYTNTLMEDEKVSTLGLSDQLPSPQGLFPSTPSPLFSISQLSAALPNIGNHVVINQKLSGFAMHFPFHRVVPLAMDRALKEIVSGIVQRSVCIACQTTKELVLKDYTLEPDETRIYNAAHLMVASLAGSLAHVTCKEPLRTSISCHLRNSLQGMNIKNEALEQIVQLVTNDNLDLGCAAIEQAATEKAIQTIDADIDQQLLLRKKHRDGAGSSLFDPNMLSQNSVSFIPESLRPKPGHLSLSQQRVYEDFVQLPWQKQTTQTSHGLSAASSSSGDVGLSSSYGPASGKSASDFLSSAGNARMDNVSRPLDISVEGFESPPVSLLSSQVDPAVDTAGLQFSKSLSTSELSLVESSDTAVKETGASLQTLTSAATMERLGGNNIIQPSLSTRDALEKYHIVTQKMEDLVANIAGDDEIQAVVSEVPEIILRCISRDEAALAVAQKAFKALYDNASSNLHVSANLAILVAVRDVCKRVVKELTSWVIYSEEERKLNKDITIGLIQRELLNLAEYNVHMAKYLDGGRNKSATDFSISLLQSLVTEESSVISELHSLVDALAKLSSKSGSPESLQQLIDIIRNPVTNTSDHSDSAIGIENNDKQSKDKKVVYNTTANIEENTNLEFVESESAGFRIRVSTLFESWYQICEVSGANETACSQYVLHLHETGLLKGDNTTESFFRILLELSVAHCISSEEISSGAVQSPQQAQSPSFLIIDIYAKLVFSILKYLPEQESCSKLFLLSEIMAVTVRSIQKDAEDKKTSLNPRPYFRLFINWLLDLCSLDPGTDGANFQVLSAFASAFHALQPLKFPAFSFAWLELVSHRSFMPKLLTVNGQKGWPYVQRLLVDLLQFLEPFLRNAELGGPVNFLYKGTLRVLLVLLHDFPEFLCDYHFTFCDVIPSSCIQMRNIILSSFPRNMRLPDPSTPNLKIDLLPEIVEAPCILSEVDAALKAKQMKNDVDEYLASRQQNSAYLSELKQKLLLSSSEASSAETRYSVPLINSLVLYTGIQAIQQLQAGETQAQNVVALHMFKYLSMELDTEGRYLFLNAIANQLRYPNNHTHYFSFIMLYLFFESDQEIVQEQITRVLLERLIVNRPHPWGLLITFIELIKNPRYGFWKQAFIRCAPEIEKLFESVARSCGGLKPPDEGMVSGWVSDNSH; from the exons ATGGTGATGAACCCGTCCAAGGTCGCCGGCCATGCCCGGTTCTTACTCGAGAGCTTTAGCGATTCGGAAGTTGATTCAATCGCCCAAGAGATATGTCAG CTGGTTGAGTATGGTGTTGAGACAAGCATTCCAGTTCTCAAGACATGTTTAGATTGCTTCGCCGCCCGTAGAAGCCATCCTAATTCCTCGCAGCTTGAGAAACTAATATCCTTGGTCTTTAAACGTGTCCTGAAACACTCTAATCTCATTTCTCACGCCCTTCGAGATGTCGAGGTCACTGATGAGTTCGTGGCTGATTTGACTAATGCTCTCGACTTTTCAATCTCTGACAAAATTAGCTTTGCTCTGTCTCTAGCCGAGTTTGACAGCTCCGATGATGCAAACGCAGCTG GTCGAAACTTATTATTGGCCATGATTGAGCAACTGTGTGCCAATTCTGCCCAGATTGAGTCAACCGAGCAAGTTcagaatattcttttgtttctCCAGAATTCTGAGGACCTCTCCACCCATCTTAATTCCTTCTTACATATTTTGTCTTCTACTCTACCCAAAGATGACTTTTCTTTTGCTCTTACTCCTATCCTTTCTCAACAGCTTCACGAAGCTGATGTTTTAAG GTGCATCGATTTTGACACTGAGTTTGATGCTATCTTAGCTGAAATCGACAAGGAAATTTCTGTTGGAGATCTTATGGGAGAATTAGGTTGTGGTGTTACTGCTGATGCACAACTATGCAAAGATATCTTGTCTAGTTTCGCACCATTAACAGAGGCTACTATCTCAAGGATTCTTGCTAACGTTGCTCGTACTTGTGCTGATCTAGAAGATAACCACACCACCTTTTCAACATTTAGTCTGGTCCTTGGTTGCTGCATTCCCACTGAACTTTCCACTCCAATGTCGTGGAGTGTTGACATCTTAACTGAGACAATCACGCAACTT GCTCCTGGCACAAGTTGGAGGAAAGTAATCGAGAATCTTGACCATAGTGGATTTGAGATCCCCAATAAGGAATCTTTCTCGTTTTTCATGCGGCTATATAAAACTGCTTGCAAG GACCCGTTTCCTCTTGATGCTGTATGCGGTTCTGTCTGGAAAAATGTGGAAGGTCAAATATCGTTTCTTAAATATGCAATAGCATCCCCACCAGAAGTATTCACCTTTATGCATTCTCCCAGGAAGCTG GTATATATTGACGATAACATGCACAGCCATGAGCATCAATTAGGACTTTCCAATGAAGCATGGCTATCTCTCGATCTCTTAGATGTCTTATGCCAACTAGCTGAGAGAGGTCATACTGTTTTAGTTAGTTCGCTGCTCCAGTATCCACTCGCACAGTGTCCCAAAACCTTGCTTACTGGAATGACACACATCAAA ACTGCCTATAATCTCATTCAGCGAGAGGTTGTTTCTGCTATTCTTCCAGTGATAATTACGAACTCACAGGATAGTGGTTTTATCCTTAATCTTTGGCATCAGAATACTGAGCTTGTTCTGTGGGGGATTTTAAATGCCCAAAATCTTAAAGCAGACCGCATACTCAATTTAATTGATATCTGCCATGAACTGAAG gtTCTTTCTGTTGTTTTAGAATCGGTTCCAATCTCATTCAGCATCAGATTGGCAGTCCTTGCCTCACTGAGAGGCTATTTGGACATCGAGAACTGGTTGCCAAACTTTCTATGTGTGTATAAAGACCTCTTTGCGGAG GAATGTCTCAAGTTTGTCAAAAATGTGCATTTTAGCGAATCAGAGGATTTTACTTCCGAACATTTCCATCCTTCTGATCCGTTATCAGATGTTCATTTGGATGCAACGACTTCGCTTTTGAAA GTTTTGAAAGCTCATGATAATGTGATTACTTCATCTCAACTGGTCGATGAGATAGAAAAGGTCAATGCAGCAATCTTGGATTGTAATTCTAAACTGCAGAATGGTGAGGCTAAAGTTTCATCAGCTTCGAATGCATATGGAGACGATATTGAGGCAGAAGCGAACGCTTATTTCCATCAAATGTTTTCGGGTCAGTTGAGTGTTGATGCAATGGTTCAAATGCTTTCGCGATACAAGGACTCCTCGGTTCAAAG ggaaaaatcaatttttgattgCATGATTGCTAATCTGTTCGAGGAATATCGTTTTTTTCCCAAGTATCCCGAGAGGCAGCTAAAAATAGCCTCCATCCTTTTTG GTTCTGTTATCAAGCACCAGCTTATAAGTTCTCTCACACTTGGGATGGCACTGCGTTTAGTCTTGGATTCTTTGCGTAAACCTGCAGATTCAAAA ATGTTTCTGTTTGGAAGCAAAGCTCTGGAACAGTTCGTGAATCGTCTGGTTGAATTACCTCAGTACTGTAACCATATTTTGCAAATATCTCATCTGCGTAGCACTCACCCCGAGTTAGTCACTGTTATTGAACAAGCACTTTCAAGGATATCATCTGGTAATTTAGAATCAGAGGCAGTTTCGAACCCTGGTCCTTCACAGTCTTTCCCAGGAAATGGCGAG TTTAGTGGTTCTGGAATTGGCCAGTCTGCTCTCCAACTTCCTTTACCTGTACAGTCTCAACAGAAAAATGAAGTGCACATTAATGGCAACAGCAGAGTGCCAAGTGTGCCATTTATCGAAGCAAAGACACTTCTGCCCTCTTCATCTACTACTTCCGCTGATGTTTCTGTCATTCCTAAG AATCCTGGTATTTCGACTTCTTCATTAACTTCAGCTGGTTTTGTTCGTCCCGCTCGTGGAGCCACTTCGACGA GGTTTGGGTCTGCTTTGAACATAGAGACCCTGGTTGCAGCAGCAGAGAGAAGGGAAAACGCAATAGAG ACTCCACCTTCAGATGTTCAGGACAAAATTTCTTTCATAATCAATAATATCTCTACAGCCAATATTGAATCCAAGGGGAAAGAGTTCGCTGAGATTTTGCCTCAACAGTACTATCCCTGGTTCGCTCAGTATATGGTTATGAAAAG AGCGAGCATCGAACCCAATTTTCATGATTTGTACTTGAAGTTCTTGGACAAAGTTGATTCCAAGCTGTTGTTTAAGGAGATACTTCAAAATACTTACGAAAATTGCAAG GTTCTCTTGGGTTCAGAGCTCATaaagtcaagttcggaagagcGATCTCTGCTCAAAAATTTAGGCAGTTGGCTTGGAAAGTTGACCATTGGAAGGAATTATGTTTTGAGGGCGCGAGAAATTGATCCAAAATCCTTAATTGTGGag GCATATGAAAAAGGGTTGATGATTGCAGTCATTCCATTTACTTCAAAG GTTCTGGAGCCATGCCAAAACAGTATTGCGTATCAGCCTCCCAATCCTTGGACAATGGCTATACTCGGGTTGCTCGCTGAGATTTATTCAATGCCGAACCTTAAAATGAATCTGAAGTTTGACATAGAG GTTTTATTCAAGAACCTTGGTGTTGATTTGAAGGAAGTAGCGCCGACTTCCCTTCTAAAGGACCGGAAGAGAGAAATAGATGGGAATCCTGATTTTAGCAACAAAGATCTTGGAGTGACACATATATCTCAACCACAGATGATCCAAGAGCCGAAAACAATTTCTCCTCTTAAGCAAATCGACCTACCTCTGGATGTTGCAGATTCACCTAATACAGACGCTTCCTCGAAGTTATTCTCACAG TATGTAGCCCCTCAACGTGTATATACTAATACTTTGATGGAAGACGAAAAAGTTTCCACTTTAGGCTTGTCTGATCAGCTTCCATCACCTCAAGGACTGTTCCCGTCAACTCCATCCCCATTGTTTTCTATTAGCCAG CTGTCAGCAGCACTTCCCAATATTGGAAATCATGTTGTTATTAATCAGAAATTAAGCGGATTTGCTATGCACTTCCCATTTCATAG AGTGGTACCACTTGCCATGGACAGAGCTCTCAAGGAGATTGTGTCTGGTATTGTTCAGCGAAGTGTATGTATTGCTTGCCAAACAACAAAAGAACTTGTGCTGAAG GACTATACCTTGGAACCAGATGAGACACGTATATATAATGCAGCTCACTTGATGGTTGCTAGTCTAGCTGGGAGTTTGGCCCATGTGACGTGCAAG GAACCCCTGCGCACTTCAATATCATGTCATCTACGGAATTCGCTCCAGGGgatgaatattaaaaatgaagCTCTTGAACAAATTGTGCAACTTGTCACCAATGACAACCTTGATTTGGGTTGTGCTGCCATTGAACAGGCGGCTACAGAGAAG GCAATACAAACTATTGATGCGGACATTGACCAGCAATTGTTGTTACGGAAAAAGCATAGAGATGGTGCCGGATCCTCCCTTTTTGATCCGAACATGCTATCGCAGAATTCTGTTAGTTTTATACCAGAGTCCCTCCGTCCAAAACCGGGACATCTATCCCTGTCTCAACAGCGAGTTTATGAG GACTTTGTTCAGCTTCCTTGGCAAAAGCAGACAACTCAAACGTCACACGGTTTATCTGCCGCTTCAAGCTCATCTGGCGATGTTGGGCTTAGTAGTAGTTATGGTCCAGCATCAGGTAAAAGTGCTTCGGACTTTTTGTCTAGTGCTGGAAACGCTCGGATGGATAACGTCTCCCGGCCATTGGATATCTCTGTGGAGGGTTTTGAATCTCCTCCAGTTTCACTTTTAAG CTCACAAGTTGATCCAGCTGTTGACACAGCCGGTCTTCAGTTCTCTAAATCCCTTTCGACCTCTGAATTGAGCCTGGTTGAATCCTCTGACACCGCTGTGAAA GAAACTGGAGCATCATTGCAGACTTTGACTTCAGCTGCTACCATGGAGCGTCTTGGTGGAAATAATATTATACAGCCTTCTCTGTCCACGAGAGATGCACTAGAAAAGTATCATATTGTTACACAGAAG ATGGAGGACTTAGTGGCTAATATTGCAGGAGATGATGAAATTCAG GCTGTAGTTTCTGAAGTTCCTGAAATCATCCTCAGATGTATAAGCAGAGACGAAGCTGCCTTGGCTGTCGCCCAAAAAGCTTTCAAGGCTCTTTATGACAATGCATCAAGTAACCTTCACGTCAGTGCTAACCTAGCAATTCTTGTGGCTGTTCGAGATGTTTGCAAGCGTGTTGTTAAAGAGCTCACTAGTTGG GTGATTTATTCAGAGGAGGAGCGGAAGCTTAACAAAGACATTACTATCGGTCTTATCCAACGCGAGTTACTTAACCTAGCGGAGTACAATGTCCACATGGCGAAGTATCTTGATGGAGGGAGAAACA AAAGCGCCACTGACTTTTCTATTTCTCTACTCCAATCCTTGGTCACTGAGGAGTCAAGTGTCATTTCAGAGCTACACAGTCTTGTTGATGCACTGGCAAAG CTTTCCTCAAAATCTGGATCTCCCGAGTCATTGCAACAACTAATTGACATCATACGAAATCCAGTTACTAACACAAGTGATCACTCTGATAGCGCAATCGGAATTGAGAACAATGATAAGCAATCAAAGGATAAAAAG GTTGTGTACAATACCACCGCTAACATAGAAGAGAACACCAACTTGGAATTTGTGGAATCAGAGTCTGCGGGTTTCCGGATTCGG GTGTCCACACTTTTTGAAAGCTGGTATCAGATCTGCGAAGTTTCTGGTGCAAATGAAACCGCTTGTTCACAATACGTGTTGCATTTACATGAAACTGGACTACTTAAGGGAGATAATACAACAGAGAGTTTTTTCCGAATTCTTCTG GAACTTTCTGTTGCTCATTGTATATCTTCTGAAGAAATTAGTTCTGGTGCTGTGCAATCTCCTCAGCAAGCTCAGAGTCCATCATTCCTTATCATTGATATTTATGCCAAACTTGTTTTCTCGATCTTGAAG TATCTCCCGGAACAGGAGTCGTGCAGCAAGTTATTTCTTCTGTCGGAG ATCATGGCTGTTACTGTGAGATCTATTCAAAAAGATGCAGAAGATAAAAAGACATCACTCAATCCAAGACCTTATTTTAGGTTATTCATCAATTGGCTACTGGACTTATGTTCCTTGGATCCCGGAACTGATGGTGCAAACTTTCAG GTTCTATCAGCTTTTGCCAGTGCATTCCACGCGTTGCAGCCTCTTAAGTTTCCCGCCTTCAG CTTTGCATGGCTAGAACTGGTCAGCCACAGAAGCTTTATGCCCAAGCTACTTACAGTAAATGGCCAGAAAGGTTGGCCATATGTTCAACGCCTGCTGGTAGACTTGCTCCAGTTTCTTGAGCCATTTTTGAGAAATGCCGAACTCGGAGGACCA GTTAATTTCCTATACAAAGGGACACTGAGAGTGTTACTGGTGCTGCTTCATGACTTTCCGGAGTTCCTCTGCGATTATCATTTTACTTTCTGCGACGTGATTCCTTCAAGTTGCATACAAATGCGAAATATTATTCTGAGTTCTTTTCCACGGAACATGAGGCTTCCAGATCCCTCGACCCCAAATTTAAAG ATTGATTTGCTGCCGGAGATAGTAGAAGCTCCATGTATCCTTTCTGAGGTTGATGCTGCGCTAAAAGCAAAACAAATGAAGAATGACGTGGACGAGTATCTCGCT TCGAGGCAACAGAATTCTGCATACCTAAGTGAATTGAAGCAGAAGCTACTCCTGTCGTCCAGCGAGGCTAGCTCAGCTGAAACCCGTTACAGTGTACCATTGATCAACTCGCTTGTGCTATATACTGGAATTCAG GCTATCCAGCAGCTACAGGCGGGTGAGACACAGGCTCAAAATGTGGTGGCATTGCACATGTTCAAGTATTTAAGTATGGAACTTGATACGGAAGGGCGGTACCTGTTCCTTAATGCAATCGCCAATCAGCTTCGATATCCCAACAACCACACCCATTACTTCTCCTTCATCATGCTCTATCTCTTCTTCGAGTCTGACCAG GAGATCGTACAGGAGCAGATAACAAGAGTGTTGCTGGAAAGGCTAATTGTGAACAGGCCGCATCCATGGGGACTCCTGATAACATTCATAGAGCTGATAAAGAATCCAAGATATGGCTTCTGGAAACAAGCCTTCATCAGGTGTGCGcctgagattgagaaactctTTGAATCTGTCGCCAGATCCTGTGGTGGTCTCAAGCCCCCTGACGAGGGAATGGTCTCCGGTTGGGTCTCGGACAACTCTCATTAG